From the genome of Vicia villosa cultivar HV-30 ecotype Madison, WI linkage group LG2, Vvil1.0, whole genome shotgun sequence, one region includes:
- the LOC131651227 gene encoding transcription factor bHLH162-like, translating to MESNQQKGQPSPSTKVERKIVEKNRRNKMKSLYSKLNSLLPNYNPKEHLPLPDQIDNAINYIKSLKTNLKLAKEKKQSLIRNKRSLSGCSNSSGAKVSIKSPKIEIHENGSSLQVMVTCGVDEQFIFYEIIRILHEDHVEVISANSSLAGDSVIHVVHAENPQSLFQFGASKVGERLKRFVNGSMGEAQLIVPQLWDFEIGTETWDLNSIVNKCLSNS from the exons ATGGAGTCTAATCAACAAAAAGGTCAACCTTCTCCTTCAACAAAAGTTGAAAGAAAGATTGTTGAGAAAAATAGGAGAAATAAGATGAAGAGTCTCTATTCCAAACTCAACTCTCTTCTTCCTAACTATAATCCCAAG GAACATTTACCATTACCTGATCAAATAGACAATGCTATAAACTATATAAAGAGCTTGAAGACAAATTTGAAATTGGCTAAGGAGAAGAAACAAAGTTTAATAAGAAACAAAAGATCGCTTAGTGGCTGTTCGAATTCTTCTGGAGCAAAAGTAAGcataaaatcaccaaaaatagAGATTCATGAAAATGGTTCTTCTCTACAAGTTATGGTAACATGTGGGGTTGATGAACAGTTCATTTTCTATGAAATTATAAGAATACTGCATGAAGATCACGTGGAGGTCATCTCTGCAAATTCTTCACTGGCTGGAGATTCGGTTATTCATGTCGTGCATGCAGAG aatccgcAATCATTGTTTCAATTTGGAGCGAGCAAAGTGGGCGAGAGATTGAAAAGGTTTGTGAATGGATCTATGGGCGAGGCACAATTAATAGTGCCTCAATTGTGGGATTTTGAGATTGGAACTGAGACTTGGGATCTAAATTCTATAGTAAACAAGTGTTTGTCAAATtcttaa
- the LOC131648136 gene encoding transcription factor bHLH162-like, giving the protein MDHYHQAGQPCSSTKVERKVVEKNRRNKMKILFSHLNSLCPNYNSKEALPLPDQVDHAINYIKSLETNLKLAKEKKERLMRNKRSRSGCLNSSGGNGSIKSPKIEIHENGSSLQVIVTCGADEQFIFCEIMRILHEDYVEVISANSTLVGDSVIHVVHAENPQSLFQFGATKVSERLKRFVNGSMGEAQLIVPQLWDFEIGNGTWDLNSVVNKCLPNSI; this is encoded by the exons ATGGACCACTATCATCAAGCCGGTCAACCTTGTTCTTCAACCAAAGTGGAAAGAAAGGTTGTTgagaaaaatagaagaaataaGATGAAGATTCTCTTTTCACACCTCAACTCTCTTTGCCCTAACTATAATTCCAAG GAAGCTTTGCCATTACCTGATCAAGTAGACCATGCTATAAACTATATTAAAAGTTTAGAGACAAATTTGAAATTGGCGAAGGAGAAGAAAGAAAGATTAATGAGAAACAAGAGGTCACGTAGTGGCTGCTTGAATTCTTCTGGAGGAAATGGAAGcataaaatcaccaaaaatcgaAATTCATGAAAATGGTTCTTCCCTACAAGTTATTGTAACATGTGGGGCTGATGAACAGTTTATTTTCTGCGAAATTATGAGAATATTGCATGAAGATTACGTGGAGGTTATTTCTGCAAATTCTACACTGGTTGGAGATTCGGTTATTCATGTTGTGCATGCAGAG AATCCGCAATCATTGTTTCAATTTGGAGCGACCAAAGTAAGCGAGAGATTGAAAAGGTTTGTGAATGGATCTATGGGCGAGGCGCAATTAATAGTGCCTCAATTGTGGGATTTTGAGATTGGAAATGGGACTTGGGATCTAAATTCTGTAGTAAACAAGTGTCTACCAAATTctatatga